The Candidatus Zixiibacteriota bacterium genome includes a region encoding these proteins:
- a CDS encoding aldo/keto reductase, whose product MTEEFTHAIFGGTGKKICRLGLSATYRPGKDVIYEALDEGINFFFCYGFDTQMTKTLRDIFKTNREKYLVATGAYNLLLGHPNLRRTLEKRLRQLGTDYIDTFLYLGVMKEKHLTPEIIEEFHRFREEGKVRTVGMSCHDRKFAGRLADEGTFDAFMIRYNAAHRGAEQDIFPYLEKQNPGIISYTATRWSYLLRRPKDWPKDERIPTAGMCYRFVLSNPHVDVCLTAPSNIRQLQENIAALREGSLSEEDMAFMHKFGDVVHHSKKWFM is encoded by the coding sequence ATGACCGAGGAATTCACCCATGCTATTTTTGGCGGTACCGGAAAGAAAATCTGCCGGCTCGGGCTCTCCGCCACCTATCGCCCCGGAAAAGATGTCATTTATGAAGCTCTCGATGAGGGGATCAATTTCTTTTTCTGCTACGGTTTCGACACGCAGATGACCAAAACCCTCCGCGATATTTTCAAAACCAATCGCGAGAAATATCTGGTTGCCACCGGGGCATATAATCTGCTTCTCGGCCACCCCAACCTGCGCCGTACTCTCGAGAAGCGTCTGCGCCAACTCGGCACCGATTATATCGATACTTTCCTGTACCTCGGCGTCATGAAAGAAAAGCATCTGACTCCCGAAATCATTGAGGAATTTCATCGTTTCCGCGAGGAGGGAAAGGTCCGCACCGTCGGCATGTCGTGCCATGACCGCAAATTCGCCGGTAGACTGGCGGATGAGGGTACTTTCGATGCTTTCATGATTCGTTACAATGCCGCCCACCGCGGCGCCGAACAGGATATATTTCCCTACCTGGAGAAACAGAATCCCGGTATAATCAGCTATACCGCCACCCGCTGGAGTTATTTGCTGCGCCGCCCCAAAGACTGGCCCAAAGATGAACGGATACCGACCGCCGGAATGTGCTATCGGTTTGTCCTGTCCAATCCGCATGTCGATGTCTGCCTGACGGCACCATCCAATATCAGGCAATTGCAGGAAAATATCGCAGCCCTGCGCGAAGGATCTCTATCTGAAGAAGATATGGCCTTCATGCACAAATTTGGAGATGTTGTGCATCACTCCAAAAAATGGTTCATGTAA